The following coding sequences are from one Triticum aestivum cultivar Chinese Spring chromosome 5A, IWGSC CS RefSeq v2.1, whole genome shotgun sequence window:
- the LOC123102560 gene encoding nuclear export mediator factor Nemf: MVKARMTTADVAAEVKCLRRLIGMRLSNVYDITPKTYLFKLMNSSGITESGESEKVLLLMESGVRLHTTQYVRDKSTTPSGFTLKLRKHVRGKRLEDVRMLGYDRMILFQFGLGSNAHFIILELYAQGNIILTDSEYTVMTLLRSHRDDNKGLAIMSRHRYPVEACRTFERTDFTKLKDTLKLSNTVDDKESSQVTPSSADAQQPSECANDGVPATNKLEEPANRTGKKSAAKFKQSGSDAKASNGTQSNKATLKTLLGEALPYGPALAEHIILDAGLLPSTKVGKDPESSLDDHTIQSLVESVARFEDWLVDIISGQRIPEGYILMQNKMTAKKNVTPSEGSSTNQKVYDEYCPILLTQCKSREYDKFETFDDALDEFYSKIESQRVNQQHKAKEDSAVHRLNKIKLDQENRVHTLRKEADHCITMAELIEYNLEDVDAAIKAVRVSLANGMSWEALARMIKEEKKAGNPVAGLIDKLSFEKNCITLLLSNNLDDMDEEEKTAPVEKVEVDLSLSAHANARRWYEMKKKQETKQEKTITAHEKAFKAAEKKTRLQLAQEKTVAAITHMRKVHWFEKFNWFISSENYLIVSGRDAQQNELVVKRYMSKGDLYVHAELHGASSTIIKNHKPDSPIPPLTLNQAGCFTVCHSKAWDSKIVTSAWWVYPHQVSKTAPTGEYLTVGSFMIRGKKNFLPPHPLVMGFGILFRLDESCLASHLNERRIRGEDEALPETEAEPRLNERRIRGEDETLPETEAEPQKQQSNPESDDKLATDNEMSKGTHDNESSRDHTGVHQNDDTNHSNLPNVDTADKSQQVAETKAVENSGTDASVSSRLEDLLDKSLGLGPAKGSGKSSLLVSSLSSLGEDTDDLDVKKSMVREKPYVSKAERRKLKKGENACESSDPQKVVKKPDNPQQEKGKDNTKAANPKTSRGQKGKLKKIKEKYAEQDEEEREIRMALLASSGKASQKDNPSQDGEDTTAKQSKPSTGEDDSLKVCYKCKKSGHLSRDCPESTSAVDPTDVNVGRSRDGMDRSATPVDGSIAMDEDDINELGDEEKEKLIDLDYLTGIPVASDILLYAVPVCAPYNALQTYKYRVKITPGTAKKGKAAKTAMSLFMHIPDATNREKELMKACTDPELVAAIVGNAKITAPGLTQLKQKQKQKGKKAVKSN; the protein is encoded by the exons ATGGTGAAGGCGCGGATGACGACGGCGGACGTGGCGGCGGAGGTCAAGTGCCTCCGCCGCCTCATCGGCATGCGCCTCTCCAACGTCTACGACATCACCCCCAAG ACTTATCTTTTCAAGCTGATGAACAGCAGTGGAATCACCGAGTCAGGGGAGAGTGAGAAGGTTTTGTTGCTGATGGAAAGTGGTGTCAGGCTGCACACCACTCAATATGTTCG TGATAAGAGCACCACACCTTCTGGATTCACTCTCAAGCTGCGGAAACACGTTCGTGGCAAGAGGCTTGAAGATGTTCGTATGCTGGGATATGATAGG ATGATCCTCTTTCAATTTGGACTTGGCAGTAATGCACACTTTATCATTCTTGAGCTGTATGCACAAGGAAATATCATTCTCACAGATTCGGAATACACAGTGATGACACTACTACGTTCTCACAG AGATGACAACAAAGGATTGGCTATCATGTCACGGCATCGCTATCCAGTAGAAGCCTGCCGTACTTTTGAAAGGACTGACTTTACAAAGTTAAAAGACACACTGAAGCTGTCTAATACAGTCGATGATAAAGAATCTTCCCAAGTTACACCTAGTTCAGCTGATGCTCAGCAGCCTTCTGAATGCGCCAATGATGGAGTGCCTGCTACCAATAAACTGGAAGAACCAGCTAATAGAACAGGAAAGAAGTCTGCTGCAAAATTTAAGCAGTCAGGTTCAGATGCTAAAGCCAGTAATGGCACTCAATCAAATAAAGCTACTCTGAAGACACTTCTTGGGGAGGCATTGCCTTATGGTCCAGCACTAGCGGAGCATATCATATTAGATGCTGGGTTGCTTCCAAGTACAAAGGTCGGGAAAGATCCAGAGAGCAGTCTTGATGATCATACTATTCAGTCTCTAGTAGAATCTGTTGCAAGGTTTGAGGACTGGCTTGTAGATATCATTTCTGGCCAAAGGATCCCCGAGGGGTACATACTCATGCAGAATAAGATGACCGCAAAGAAGAATGTCACACCATCAGAAGGGTCTTCTACTAACCAGAAG GTATATGATGAATATTGCCCTATCCTGCTGACGCAATGTAAGTCAAGGGAATATGATAAATTTGAGACATTTGATGATGCACTAGATGAGTTCTACAGCAAAATAGAAAGTCAAAGGGTGAATCAACAGCATAAAGCAAAAGAGGATTCAGCAGTCCATAGGCTCAACAAAATAAAGTTGGATCAG GAGAATCGTGTGCATACATTGAGAAAGGAAGCAGACCATTGCATCACTATGGCAGAACTAATCGAGTACAATTTGGAGGATGTGGATGCAGCAATCAAAGCTGTTCGTGTTTCCCTTGCAAATGGAATGAGTTGGGAAGCTCTTGCTCGCATGATTAAAGAGGAGAAAAAGGCTGGAAACCCAGTAGCTGGTCTAATTGATAAgctcagttttgaaaaaaattgcatTACTCTACTTCTTAGCAATAATCTTGATGACATGGATGAGGAAGAGAAAACTGCGCCTGTTGAGAAG GTTGAGGTTGATTTATCACTTTCAGCACATGCAAATGCTAGACGGTGGTACGAAATGAAGAAAAAACAGGAAACCAAACAAGAGAAAACTATCACTGCACATGAGAAAGCTTTCAAAGCAGCCGAGAAGAAGACACGTCTTCAGCTTGCTCAG GAAAAAACTGTGGCTGCAATCACTCATATGAGGAAAGTTCACTGGTTTGAGAAATTCAATTGGTTTATCAGCAGTGAAAACTACCTGATTGTCAGTGGCCGAGATGCTCAACAAAATGAGTTGGTCGTCAAGCGGTACATGTCTAAAGGAGATTT GTATGTGCATGCGGAGTTACATGGAGCTTCCAGTACAATAATCAAGAACCACAAACCTGACAGTCCAATACCACCCTTGACATTGAACCAAGCAGGATGTTTCACA GTTTGCCACAGCAAAGCATGGGATTCAAAAATTGTTACAAGTGCTTGGTGGGTGTACCCTCATCAAGTTAGCAAAACAGCTCCCACTGGCGAGTACCTCACTGTTGGTAGTTTTATGATCCGTGGCAAGAAAAATTTCCTTCCACCTCACCCCCTTGTTATGGGCTTTGGTATCCTCTTCCGTTTGGATGAGAGTTGCTTGGCATCTCATCTAAATGAAAGGAGGATTAGGGGTGAAGATGAGGCCCTTCCAGAAACCGAAGCAGAGCCTCGTCTAAATGAAAGGAGGATTAGGGGCGAGGATGAGACCCTTCCAGAAACCGAAGCAGAGCCTCAAAAGCAGCAAAGTAATCCTGAATCGGATGACAAACTTGCTACTGACAATGAGATGAGCAAAGGAACTCATGATAATGAATCAAGCAGGGATCATACTGGCGTTCACCAGAATGATGATACCAACCATTCTAATCTGCCTAATGTGGATACCGCCGACAAATCTCAACAAGTCGCTGAAACGAAAGCAGTGGAAAACAGTGGAACTGATGCTTCCGTTTCATCTCGACTAGAGGATCTGCTTGATAAGAGTCTTGGTCTGGGCCCTGCCAAGGGGTCAGGTAAAAGCTCTTTGCTTGTCAGCAGTCTTTCAAGTTTAGGAGAAGACACTGATGATCTTGATGTGAAAAAATCAATGGTAAGAGAGAAACCATATGTATCAAAAGCAGAGAGAAGAAAACTTAAGAAGGGTGAGAATGCCTGTGAATCTAGTGATCCTCAGAAAGTTGTCAAAAAGCCAGATAACCCACAGCAAGAAAAGGGCAAGGATAATACAAAGGCTGCTAATCCTAAAACAAGTCGTGGACAGAAGGGCAAGCTTAAGAAGATCAAAGAGAAGTATGCAGAGCAGGATGAAGAGGAAAGAGAAATCCGTATGGCTTTGCTTGCG TCTTCTGGAAAGGCTTCACAAAAGGACAATCCTTCACAGGATGGAGAAGATACCACTGCAAAACAATCAAAACCATCAACTG GCGAAGACGACTCATTAAAGGTTTGTTATAAATGCAAAAAGTCTGGACATCTATCTCGTGATTGCCCTGAAAGTACATCAGCTGTTGATCCGACTGATGTCAACGTTGGTAGAAGCAGAGATGGTATGGATAGAAGTGCTACTCCTGTTGATGGCAGCATTGCCATGGATGAAGATGATATAAATGAACTTGGTGATGAAGAGAAAGAAAAGTTGATTGATTTGGACTACTTAACTGGAATTCCAGTGGCAAGTGACATTTTGCTATATGCAGTACCTGTATGTGCACCTTATAACGCGTTACAGACATACAAATATCGTGTAAAGATCACCCCAGGCACTGCAAAGAAAGGAAAAG CCGCTAAAACTGCTATGAGCTTATTCATGCACATTCCTGATGCCACGAACCGTGAGAAGGAACTAATGAAGGCATGCACTGATCCTGAATTGGTTGCTGCGATTGTTGGAAATGCCAAAATCACCGCACCTGGCCTCACTCAactgaagcagaagcagaagcagaaagGGAAAAAGGCTGTGAAAAGTAACTAG